A genome region from Arthrobacter agilis includes the following:
- a CDS encoding alpha/beta fold hydrolase: MAVAAGADGVQLAWTAEGRGEPLLLIAGQATGADGWNPVVQELARTFRVIRFDHRGVGRSAEGDPGAYSTRLFAADAAAVLDAAGADRAHVYGHSMGGRVAQWVAIDHPHRVGALVLAATAAGGPAGHQRSREATDALYSGDPARMEPYFFDPAWARHHPDDVRAFFTSRASTAAKRGHFRASRDHDAREGLAAIAARTLVLHGTEDALTPSGHAKDLFHAIPRATLVKVPGGRHGFHLDRAETTRWVGDFIGRVR, translated from the coding sequence ATGGCCGTCGCAGCGGGCGCCGATGGCGTGCAGTTGGCGTGGACGGCGGAAGGCCGGGGTGAGCCCCTCCTGCTGATCGCGGGCCAGGCGACGGGTGCCGATGGCTGGAATCCCGTCGTCCAGGAGCTGGCGCGGACGTTCCGGGTGATCCGGTTCGACCACCGCGGTGTCGGTCGCAGCGCCGAAGGGGACCCTGGCGCCTACTCCACCCGGCTGTTCGCCGCGGACGCTGCAGCCGTCCTGGACGCGGCCGGAGCCGACCGGGCGCATGTGTACGGGCATTCGATGGGCGGCCGGGTCGCCCAATGGGTGGCGATCGACCATCCGCACCGGGTGGGCGCCCTCGTCCTGGCCGCCACGGCGGCCGGCGGACCGGCAGGTCATCAGCGCTCGCGGGAGGCGACGGACGCCCTGTACAGCGGCGACCCCGCCCGGATGGAGCCCTACTTCTTCGACCCCGCGTGGGCGCGGCACCACCCGGACGATGTCCGGGCGTTCTTCACCTCCCGTGCCTCGACGGCTGCGAAGCGCGGACATTTCAGGGCCAGCAGGGACCACGACGCGCGCGAGGGCCTCGCGGCCATCGCGGCAAGGACTCTCGTCCTGCATGGGACGGAGGATGCACTGACGCCGTCCGGCCATGCGAAGGACCTGTTCCACGCGATCCCGCGCGCCACGCTGGTGAAGGTGCCCGGCGGTCGCCACGGCTTCCACCTGGACCGGGCCGAGACCACGCGATGGGTCGGGGACTTCATCGGGCGCGTTCGTTAG
- a CDS encoding serine hydrolase domain-containing protein — protein sequence MTTGWAGDPHLVHAVGRGLRSTPAAVAVVTPEGGMTAAAESDHRSTFEIGSISKALTGMLYRDAVERGLVAPTTVLRDLLTLEEHAGIGSVSLESLATHRSGLPGLPPGMHPLRRTLGLWVSGENPYGDSLAELLDQARDVRVGAPRPRYSNLGFQLLGHAVAAAAGSSYAQLLRDVLGPGFSTPASRQDLGPADLTGSDRLGRPMHAWVGEAVAPAGGVRATIGTMRGFLQALLDGTPPGMSALDPVVDFAPRVGIGAGWITLEHHGRTITWHNGSTGGFSSWIGLDRAAGTGVVVLAAVHRSVDRQGFRLLEEFVASGVAQSPPVDDRPGG from the coding sequence ATGACGACTGGATGGGCGGGAGATCCGCACCTCGTGCACGCCGTCGGCCGGGGTCTCCGCTCGACTCCTGCAGCCGTGGCAGTGGTCACCCCCGAGGGCGGGATGACTGCCGCAGCGGAATCCGACCACCGCTCCACCTTCGAGATCGGGTCGATCTCGAAGGCGCTCACCGGGATGCTGTACCGCGATGCCGTGGAGCGCGGCCTCGTCGCACCGACGACCGTCCTTCGCGACCTGCTGACCCTCGAGGAGCACGCAGGAATCGGCTCCGTGAGCCTGGAGTCCCTGGCCACCCACCGGTCCGGGCTTCCGGGCCTGCCACCGGGGATGCACCCGCTCCGGCGCACCCTCGGGCTCTGGGTCAGCGGTGAGAATCCCTACGGCGACTCGCTCGCCGAACTGCTGGACCAGGCGCGGGACGTGCGCGTCGGCGCCCCTCGACCCAGGTACTCCAACCTGGGGTTCCAGTTGCTCGGGCACGCCGTGGCGGCGGCGGCCGGCAGCAGCTACGCACAGCTCCTGCGGGACGTGCTGGGGCCGGGGTTCTCGACTCCCGCTTCCCGGCAGGACCTCGGGCCCGCGGACCTCACGGGATCCGATCGCCTGGGGCGTCCCATGCACGCGTGGGTCGGTGAAGCCGTCGCTCCCGCGGGGGGCGTCCGCGCGACCATCGGCACGATGCGCGGCTTCCTCCAGGCGCTCCTCGACGGGACACCCCCCGGCATGTCGGCGCTCGATCCCGTCGTGGACTTCGCGCCCCGGGTCGGCATCGGCGCGGGATGGATCACCCTCGAGCACCACGGCCGGACCATCACCTGGCACAACGGCAGTACCGGCGGCTTCAGCAGCTGGATCGGGCTCGACAGGGCCGCGGGCACAGGAGTCGTGGTGCTTGCGGCGGTCCACCGGTCCGTCGACCGGCAGGGATTCCGGCTCCTCGAGGAATTCGTGGCATCCGGGGTCGCGCAGTCCCCTCCCGTCGACGACCGGCCGGGGGGCTGA
- a CDS encoding TetR/AcrR family transcriptional regulator has translation MSSDLPSLRDRQKAETRLALHQAAVALVLERGLDSATVELITDRAGVSQRTFFNYFPSKEDAVLGLRTPVMDPALLEDFSFRQDVLGQVSRLLLVVASSAHEGVDQVRRRELTRMYPHMIHRLIERMNEAEDLVRGALAGLLAENPHWAAEIREEGMPGDVDDIVRLVVMTASIPLRFTIASGRYSPAAGLAPEDLAPALSLFHSVQRKLL, from the coding sequence ATGAGCTCGGACCTCCCCTCCCTCCGCGATCGCCAGAAGGCGGAGACACGCCTGGCCCTGCATCAGGCCGCGGTCGCCCTCGTCCTGGAACGGGGGCTGGACTCCGCCACGGTCGAGCTGATCACCGACCGCGCAGGGGTGTCGCAGCGCACCTTCTTCAATTACTTCCCCTCCAAGGAGGACGCGGTGCTGGGCCTGCGGACGCCGGTGATGGACCCGGCCCTGCTCGAGGATTTCTCCTTCCGGCAGGACGTCCTCGGCCAGGTCTCACGGCTCCTGCTGGTGGTTGCCAGCAGCGCCCACGAGGGTGTGGACCAGGTGCGGCGCCGCGAGCTGACGCGCATGTACCCCCACATGATCCACCGTCTCATCGAGCGCATGAACGAGGCCGAGGACCTGGTGCGCGGGGCCCTGGCCGGACTCCTGGCCGAGAACCCGCACTGGGCGGCGGAGATCAGGGAGGAAGGCATGCCGGGCGATGTGGACGACATCGTGCGTCTCGTCGTCATGACGGCCAGCATCCCCCTGCGCTTCACCATCGCGTCAGGCCGCTACAGTCCCGCTGCCGGTCTTGCGCCCGAGGATCTCGCACCCGCTCTCTCCCTCTTCCACTCCGTACAAAGGAAACTCCTGTGA
- a CDS encoding MDR family MFS transporter encodes MVLLFIGLMLSMLLASLNQTVLSTALPTIVGELNGVDNMLWVITAFILTSTITMPIYGKLGDLMGRKALLMAAIVLFMIGSVVGALANGMGVLIAARVIQGLGGGGLMILSQAVIADVVPARERGKYMGMMGGVFAIASVAGPLLGGWFTEGPGWRWVFWINIPLGLLALAGAVFFLKLPRHAGRPRLDLGGMVLLAVATTALVLFATWGGSKYEWGDPVILGLIAVTLVSAAAFVLVERRTAEPIIPLHLFKDLNFNLATVAGLFIGVAMFGAIGYLPTYLQMAFSVDATTSGLLMIPMMGALLIASVVSGQLVSRTGRYKWMPIAGGVLVAVALGLLSTLDPGSPLWDICVYLAVMGLGLGLSMQIMVLIVQNSFPLREVGTATASNNFFRQIGATLGSAVVGSLFASRLTELLTDRLPAAATGGGSAGANSLTPALVAGFPAPIKDAVISSYNDALTPIFIWMVPLALIATVLMCFVKEKPLATAVEHDVLSESISEGNILITADDDEPSVTGSAR; translated from the coding sequence ATGGTGCTGCTCTTCATCGGCCTGATGCTCTCGATGCTCCTCGCCTCGCTCAACCAGACCGTGCTCAGCACGGCACTGCCCACGATCGTGGGTGAGCTCAACGGCGTCGACAACATGCTGTGGGTCATCACCGCCTTCATCCTCACCTCGACCATCACCATGCCGATCTACGGCAAGCTCGGGGACCTGATGGGGCGCAAGGCGCTGCTCATGGCCGCCATCGTGCTGTTCATGATCGGGTCGGTCGTCGGTGCACTGGCCAACGGCATGGGCGTGCTCATCGCAGCGCGTGTCATCCAGGGACTGGGCGGCGGCGGTCTGATGATCCTCTCCCAGGCGGTCATCGCCGACGTCGTCCCCGCACGCGAACGCGGCAAGTACATGGGGATGATGGGTGGGGTCTTCGCCATTGCCTCGGTCGCCGGCCCCCTGCTCGGTGGCTGGTTCACCGAGGGTCCCGGCTGGCGCTGGGTGTTCTGGATCAACATCCCGCTCGGGCTGCTGGCGCTGGCCGGAGCCGTGTTCTTCCTCAAACTGCCCCGGCACGCCGGACGGCCGCGCCTGGACCTGGGCGGCATGGTGCTGCTGGCCGTTGCAACGACGGCCCTGGTCCTCTTCGCCACCTGGGGCGGGAGCAAGTACGAGTGGGGCGATCCGGTCATCCTGGGCCTCATCGCGGTCACCCTGGTGAGTGCTGCCGCGTTCGTCCTCGTCGAACGCCGGACGGCCGAGCCGATCATCCCGCTGCACCTATTCAAGGACCTCAACTTCAACCTCGCAACCGTCGCCGGCCTGTTCATCGGCGTGGCCATGTTCGGGGCGATCGGCTACCTGCCGACGTACCTCCAGATGGCCTTCAGTGTCGACGCCACCACGTCGGGCCTCCTCATGATCCCCATGATGGGCGCACTCCTGATCGCCTCGGTCGTCTCGGGCCAGCTGGTCAGCCGCACCGGTCGCTACAAGTGGATGCCCATCGCCGGCGGCGTGCTGGTCGCGGTGGCCCTCGGGCTGCTGTCCACCCTGGACCCCGGATCGCCGCTGTGGGATATCTGCGTGTATCTGGCGGTGATGGGCCTCGGTCTGGGGCTGAGCATGCAGATCATGGTGCTCATCGTCCAGAACTCCTTCCCTCTGCGCGAGGTCGGGACCGCCACCGCGTCGAACAACTTCTTCCGCCAGATCGGCGCCACGCTCGGATCAGCGGTGGTCGGGAGCCTCTTCGCCAGCCGGCTCACCGAACTGCTCACCGATCGGCTGCCCGCCGCGGCGACCGGAGGAGGGTCGGCCGGGGCGAACTCGCTGACGCCCGCTTTGGTCGCCGGATTCCCGGCGCCGATCAAGGACGCCGTCATCTCGTCCTACAACGACGCCCTGACCCCGATCTTCATCTGGATGGTCCCGCTGGCACTGATCGCCACCGTGCTGATGTGCTTCGTCAAGGAGAAGCCGCTCGCCACCGCCGTGGAACACGATGTGCTGTCCGAGTCCATCTCGGAGGGCAACATCCTCATCACGGCGGACGACGACGAGCCCTCGGTGACCGGCTCCGCCCGCTGA
- a CDS encoding MFS transporter yields the protein MSGRTPARNPGSRVLLACIGLVALNLRGPFVAVAPVADLIQADLQFPPAVLGLLTSIPVLCFALAAPLASSAARRFGVEFAVTLTLLGVMAGVVVRSAGGSLLVMVGTVLIGLAITVGNIAVPLIIRRDVPLARQGFAMGIYTAALNIGAFLTSAATAPLAEAAGWRVALAAAAILAAVAVSSWTLAVGPGKAFRVSPERSGDTALPPVRGSGWITAGLAVAFAMQAFSYYGVTAWLPSYLHDELGMSVTGAGAASSIFQVLAIVGALGVPVATRFMSTTAVAVTLGALWITVPLGLLLAPGLWWLWSISGGIAQGGGATVIFLTTIRLARDQISAGRMSAVVQGSGYRLAATAPPLLGLVHEASGSWTPALLVLLASVVIFVVSTTASVRRIPRDR from the coding sequence GTGAGCGGCCGGACCCCGGCCAGGAACCCCGGCAGCCGTGTCCTGCTGGCGTGCATCGGGCTGGTGGCCCTCAACCTGAGGGGGCCGTTCGTGGCCGTCGCCCCGGTGGCGGACCTGATCCAGGCGGACCTGCAGTTCCCGCCCGCCGTGCTGGGGCTGCTCACCAGCATCCCCGTGCTGTGCTTCGCCCTCGCCGCACCGCTCGCGTCCTCGGCGGCCCGACGATTCGGCGTCGAGTTCGCCGTGACGCTGACCCTCCTCGGGGTGATGGCGGGGGTGGTGGTGCGTTCGGCGGGCGGTTCCCTGCTGGTGATGGTCGGCACCGTGCTGATCGGACTGGCCATCACGGTGGGCAACATCGCGGTGCCGCTGATCATCCGCCGTGATGTCCCCCTGGCGCGGCAGGGTTTCGCCATGGGGATCTACACGGCCGCGCTGAACATCGGGGCCTTCCTGACGTCGGCGGCGACCGCGCCTCTGGCAGAGGCGGCCGGGTGGCGGGTTGCGCTCGCCGCCGCCGCAATCCTCGCCGCGGTGGCCGTCTCCTCCTGGACCCTGGCCGTCGGCCCGGGGAAGGCGTTCCGTGTCTCCCCCGAGCGCTCGGGCGACACCGCGCTTCCGCCCGTCCGCGGATCCGGCTGGATCACCGCGGGCCTGGCCGTGGCCTTCGCCATGCAGGCGTTCTCCTACTACGGCGTCACGGCATGGCTGCCCAGCTATCTGCACGACGAGCTGGGGATGTCCGTGACCGGAGCCGGTGCCGCGTCCTCCATCTTCCAGGTCCTCGCCATCGTGGGGGCCCTCGGAGTGCCCGTGGCCACCAGGTTCATGAGCACGACGGCAGTGGCCGTCACCCTGGGGGCGTTATGGATCACCGTCCCGCTCGGTCTGCTCCTGGCCCCCGGGCTCTGGTGGCTCTGGTCCATCAGCGGCGGCATCGCCCAGGGCGGCGGCGCCACGGTGATCTTCCTCACCACCATCCGCCTGGCCCGGGACCAGATCTCGGCGGGCCGCATGTCCGCCGTCGTCCAGGGGTCGGGCTATCGCCTGGCCGCGACGGCGCCTCCGCTGCTGGGTCTCGTCCACGAGGCCTCCGGATCCTGGACGCCGGCGCTGCTCGTCCTCCTGGCGTCCGTGGTGATCTTCGTCGTCAGCACCACGGCGTCGGTACGGCGGATCCCGCGGGATCGCTGA
- a CDS encoding IclR family transcriptional regulator, with translation MVSNDAGRSNPNNPLLVLGKITAILDAFSLSRPTLTLGEIREATSMPTSTVQRLVTNLVAQGLLDREEDAFRIGMKLAYWAAPATRGVPMVDLFMPLLKELRDRTGETACFFQAEQTYRVCVAMAETHHALRREMHVGKILPLHAGSPGQVLLAWNADLLERTLAAPLATLTENTLTDPADLLAAVEQTRRNGFSITVGQRDDAASGLSAPVFDSVGGLVGAVLISGPTLRMPYAVCEGWVEELLSVAERMTRLYGGRFPDEIPA, from the coding sequence ATGGTGTCGAACGACGCAGGACGGTCCAACCCGAACAACCCCCTCCTGGTGCTGGGCAAGATCACGGCGATCCTGGACGCGTTCAGCCTCTCCCGGCCGACCCTGACCCTCGGGGAGATCCGGGAGGCGACGTCGATGCCCACCTCGACGGTCCAACGGCTGGTCACCAACCTCGTCGCGCAGGGCCTGCTCGACCGGGAGGAGGACGCCTTCCGCATCGGGATGAAGCTGGCGTACTGGGCTGCCCCGGCCACCCGCGGCGTCCCCATGGTCGACCTTTTCATGCCCTTGCTCAAGGAGCTGCGGGACCGCACGGGCGAGACGGCCTGCTTCTTCCAGGCCGAGCAGACGTACCGGGTGTGCGTGGCGATGGCCGAGACACACCACGCGCTACGCCGCGAGATGCACGTCGGGAAGATCCTCCCGCTCCATGCCGGCTCTCCGGGGCAGGTCCTCCTGGCCTGGAACGCCGACCTCCTGGAGCGGACGCTCGCTGCTCCTCTGGCGACCCTGACCGAGAACACCCTCACCGATCCCGCCGACCTGCTCGCCGCCGTGGAACAGACCCGGCGGAACGGATTCTCCATCACCGTGGGACAGCGCGACGACGCAGCATCCGGGTTGTCCGCGCCGGTGTTCGACTCGGTGGGCGGCCTGGTGGGTGCGGTGCTGATCAGTGGCCCGACCCTGAGGATGCCCTACGCGGTCTGCGAAGGGTGGGTCGAGGAGCTCCTCTCGGTGGCGGAACGGATGACGAGGCTCTACGGCGGCCGGTTCCCCGACGAGATCCCGGCCTGA